One genomic window of Monodelphis domestica isolate mMonDom1 chromosome 1, mMonDom1.pri, whole genome shotgun sequence includes the following:
- the CDH3 gene encoding cadherin-3 yields the protein MRILPQGSFLVLLQFCWLLCAESEPCREGFLETEVTFAVGRMRLEPDQELGQVALIKCPGQVPELLSTDDHFTVVSDGTILVKHPLSLPDRRTFSIYVRDSTGQEASVKVTVMRGQNPSDEEKQVSKSSSTRHSLRRRKREWVVPPISVSENGKGPFPQRLNQLKSNKDKATKIFYSITGPGADSPPEGVFTIEKETGWLLVNQPLDREKMAKYELFGHAVSENGASVEEPMNISIVVIDQNDNKPQFTQEVFKGSVTEGAMPGTSVMQVSATDADDPNTDNGAIAYFILDQNPKDPHDHMFTIHRETGAISVIASGLDRERVAEYTLTIQVADMEGEGLSTTASAVVEIADANDNAPVFDPQKYTAEVLENKVGVEVQRLTVTDLDAPNTPAWRAVYQITQGDEGGYFAIATDPENNQGILTTKKGLDFETKNQFTLYIVVSNEAPFVVKLPTSTATVTVNVADVNEAPAFLPPTKVVEVYEGVPMGEKICTYTAQDPDKQQNQKLSYQIVSDPAEWLMIHPESGDITARGLLDRENEQFVSNNTYKVTVLAIDDGNPPATGTGTLLLTLVDVNDHGPIPEPLQITICNQKTVPQVLNITDKDLPPHTSPFRAQLTHDSDIYWNAEMNERGDSVALSLKKFLKSDDYKIYLSLYDNHNKDQLTVIKAKVCDCEGHVSICPGAWKGGFVLPVLGAVLALLILLLALLLLVRRKRKIKEPLLLPEDDTRDNVFYYGEEGGGEEDQDYDITQLHRGLDARPEVILRNDVVPTFIPPPLYRPRPANPDEIGNFIIENLKAANSDPTAPPYDSLLVFDYEGSGSDAASLSSLTSSNSDQNQDYDYLNEWGSRFKKLADMYGGGEDD from the exons ATGAGGATCCTTCCACAGGGCTCCTTTCTCGTCCTCCTCCAG TTTTGCTGGCTTCTTTGCGCGGAGTCCGAGCCATGCCGGGAGGGCTTCCTAGAGACGGAGGTCACCTTCGCTGTTGGGCGAATGAGGCTGGAGCCAGACCAGGAGCTGGGGCAAG tGGCATTGATCAAGTGCCCTGGACAGGTACCGGAACTGCTGAGCACAGATGATCATTTCACCGTGGTGAGCGATGGGACAATCTTGGTGAAGCATCCATTGTCCCTACCGGACAGAAGAACCTTCTCTATCTATGTCAGAGACTCGACTGGCCAGGAAGCCTCTGTCAAAGTGACAGTAATGAGGGGGCAGAACCCCTCCGATGAG GAAAAGCAGGTATCGAAGTCTTCCTCCACCAGACACAGCCTACGGAGACGGAAGAGGGAATGGGTTGTACCTCCCATATCTGTTTCTGAAAATGGGAAGGGTCCTTTCCCCCAGAGGCTCAATCAG CTCAAATCCAACAAGGACAAGGCCACCAAGATCTTTTACAGCATCACGGGACCAGGAGCCGATAGCCCCCCTGAAGGAGTCTTCACCATTGAAAAGGAGACAGGGTGGTTGCTGGTGAACCAACCGCTAGACCGTGAGAAAATGGCCAAGTATGAG TTGTTTGGACATGCAGTGTCTGAGAATGGTGCCTCTGTGGAAGAGCCCATGAACATCTCCATTGTTGTGATTGACCAAAATGACAACAAGCCCCAGTTCACCCAGGAGGTTTTTAAGGGGAGCGTCACTGAAGGAGCCATGCCTG GTACCTCTGTGATGCAAGTATCAGCCACAGATGCAGATGATCCTAACACCGACAATGGAGCCATTGCTTACTTCATCCTGGACCAGAATCCCAAGGACCCTCACGACCACATGTTTACCATCCACCGAGAGACTGGGGCCATTAGTGTGATTGCCAGTGGCTTGGACAGAGAG AGAGTAGCTGAGTACACGCTGACCATCCAGGTTGCAGACATGGAAGGAGAAGGCTTATCCACCACAGCATCAGCAGTGGTGGAGATTGCAGATGCCAATGATAATGCACCTGTATTTGACCCTCAAAAG TATACAGCTGAGGTGCTCGAGAACAAGGTTGGGGTTGAAGTTCAAAGGTTAACTGTGACGGACCTGGATGCTCCCAACACACCAGCATGGAGAGCAGTTTACCAAATCACACAAGGAGACGAGGGGGGCTACTTTGCCATAGCCACAGATCCAGAGAACAACCAGGGCATCTTAACAACCAAGAAG GGCTTGGACTTCGAGACCAAGAACCAGTTCACCCTTTACATTGTAGTGTCCAATGAGGCTCCTTTCGTGGTGAAGCTTCCCACGTCCACAGCCACAGTCACGGTCAACGTGGCAGATGTAAATGAAGCCCCTGCCTTCCTCCCACCCACTAAAGTAGTAGAAGTCTACGAAGGTGTTCCTATGGGGGAGAAGATCTGCACCTACACTGCCCAGGACCCTGACAAGCAGCAGAACCAGAAGCTCAG CTATCAAATTGTAAGTGACCCTGCAGAGTGGCTAATGATTCACCCAGAGAGTGGTGATATCACCGCCAGGGGTCTCCTAGACAGGGAAAATGAACAGTTTGTCAGCAATAATACCTACAAGGTCACAGTCTTGGCCATTGATGATG GAAACCCTCCTGCCACCGGCACTGGCACTCTCCTGCTGACCCTCGTGGATGTGAATGATCATGGTCCCATCCCAGAGCCTCTCCAAATCACCATCTGCAACCAAAAGACTGTGCCCCAGGTGCTAAACATCACTGACAAGGACCTGCCCCCACACACCAGCCCCTTCCGCGCCCAGCTCACTCACGATTCTGATATTTACTGGAACGCAGAAATGAACGAGAGAG GAGATTCTGTGGCCTTGTCACTGAAGAAATTCCTGAAGAGTGACGATTACAAAATCTATCTTAGTCTGTATGACAACCACAACAAAGACCAACTGACCGTGATCAAGGCAAAAGTGTGTGACTGTGAGGGCCACGTGTCCATCTGTCCAGGGGCCTGGAAGGGTGGCTTTGTCCTGCCTGTCCTGGGAGCTGTTTTGGCTTTGCTGA TCCTCCTGCTTGCCCTCCTGTTGTTggtgagaagaaagaggaaaatcaaggagCCCCTCCTGCTTCCAGAGGATGACACCCGGGACAACGTGTTCTACTATGGCGAGGAGGGGGGCGGTGAAGAGGACCAG GACTACGACATTACTCAGCTTCATAGAGGCCTGGATGCCCGACCAGAAGTGATTCTCCGGAATGATGTGGTGCCCACCTTCATCCCTCCCCCCCTGTACCGACCCCGTCCAGCCAACCCAGACGAGATTGGCAATTTCATCATTGAG AACCTGAAGGCAGCCAACAGTGACCCCACAGCTCCCCCGTATGACTCCCTGCTGGTGTTTGACTATGAAGGAAGTGGTTCGGACGCAGCCTCCCTGAGCTCCCTGACATCTTCCAACTCAGACCAGAACCAGGATTATGACTATCTGAATGAATGGGGCAGCCGATTTAAGAAGCTGGCCGACATGTACGGTGGAGGGGAAGATGACTAG